The Mesobacillus jeotgali genome window below encodes:
- a CDS encoding FeoB small GTPase domain-containing protein, with protein sequence MNQIRIALAGNPNTGKSTLFNTLTGLKQHTGNWAGKTVDIKEGAFVHKGKSYNMIDLPGTYSLFSNSLDEETARNFIVFEKPELTIVVPDATALERNLNLALQVLELTEKVIVCINLMDEAEKMGIRINEKILMRRLGVPVIKISARNKTGLPLLLDTIERVVTGVIPCSPVKVQYDDETEQKLEYLLPMVQKVFGNNVPARWLSLRLLDGDEKLLEELKDRHLSKEGLN encoded by the coding sequence ATCAATCAAATCAGGATTGCACTAGCAGGAAATCCAAATACCGGAAAAAGTACTTTGTTTAATACCTTGACTGGGCTAAAGCAGCATACGGGCAACTGGGCAGGCAAGACCGTGGATATAAAAGAAGGAGCATTCGTACACAAAGGTAAATCCTACAACATGATTGACCTGCCAGGAACGTATTCCCTCTTTTCTAATTCACTTGATGAGGAGACAGCGCGAAATTTTATAGTGTTTGAGAAACCGGAATTGACGATTGTTGTACCGGATGCTACTGCACTCGAGCGCAATTTAAATCTTGCGTTGCAGGTCCTGGAATTGACTGAGAAAGTCATTGTATGCATCAACTTGATGGATGAGGCTGAGAAAATGGGTATCAGGATTAATGAAAAAATACTGATGAGACGCCTTGGGGTCCCTGTCATTAAAATATCAGCCAGAAATAAAACAGGACTGCCGCTTTTGTTGGATACAATTGAAAGGGTAGTAACAGGTGTCATTCCTTGTTCGCCTGTAAAAGTTCAATATGATGACGAAACTGAACAAAAATTAGAATACCTTTTACCGATGGTCCAAAAGGTATTCGGAAACAATGTACCAGCCAGATGGCTTTCTTTAAGGCTATTGGATGGTGATGAAAAGTTGCTCGAAGAACTGAAGGATAGGCATTTATCAAAGGAGGGATTAAACTGA
- a CDS encoding ferrous iron transport protein A gives MIRTNKLSLYDGIIGDFIKILSLNIHGTMRRRLLDLGFVPGAIVEVVRRSPLGDPVVYRVSGASVALRKEESLNIIGELVEK, from the coding sequence ATGATACGGACAAACAAGTTGAGTTTGTATGATGGCATAATCGGGGATTTTATAAAAATTTTAAGTCTCAATATCCACGGAACGATGAGGAGAAGGCTACTGGATTTAGGATTTGTACCAGGAGCAATAGTCGAGGTGGTGAGAAGAAGTCCTTTAGGTGACCCTGTTGTTTATCGGGTAAGCGGTGCATCTGTTGCTTTAAGGAAAGAAGAGAGTCTCAATATTATAGGGGAGCTGGTCGAGAAATGA
- the ltrA gene encoding group II intron reverse transcriptase/maturase, with protein sequence MLMNLILSRENLIEALKRVEKNKGSHGIDGMSVKSLRRHLYENWDTLCDSLRKGTYQPNPVRRVEIPKPNGGVRLLGIPTVIDRFIQQAIAQVLTPLFDPTFSEHSYGFRPSRRGHDAVRKARGYISEGYRWVIDMDLEKFFDKVNHDKLMGILASRIQDRLVLKLIRKYLQAGIMINGVVYDAEEGTPQGGPLSPLLSNILLDKLDKELERRGHKFVRYADDCNIYMKSKKAGERVMNSITCFIEQKLKLKVNRGKSAVDRPWKRKFLGFSFTVNKKPKVRIANESVKRLKAKIRKLTSRSKPIPMEVRIEKLNQFLTGWCGYFALADTPSKFKEFDEWIRRRLRMIEWKQWKNPKTRVRKLKSLGVPDQKAYEWGNSRKKFWRIASSPILHKTLDNSYWSHRGLKSLYQRYEFLRHT encoded by the coding sequence ATGTTAATGAATCTGATTCTATCACGGGAAAACTTAATAGAAGCACTTAAACGTGTGGAGAAGAACAAAGGGAGTCACGGCATAGATGGAATGTCCGTAAAATCCCTACGAAGACATCTCTATGAGAACTGGGACACCCTTTGTGATTCTTTAAGGAAAGGTACCTATCAACCTAACCCAGTACGTCGAGTCGAAATCCCGAAACCGAACGGTGGAGTAAGGTTACTTGGAATACCTACCGTGATAGATCGTTTCATCCAACAGGCAATCGCCCAAGTTTTAACTCCGCTTTTTGACCCAACCTTCTCGGAACATAGTTATGGGTTTAGGCCAAGCCGAAGAGGCCATGACGCTGTACGTAAAGCAAGGGGATATATAAGTGAAGGTTACAGATGGGTGATTGACATGGACTTGGAGAAGTTCTTTGACAAAGTGAATCATGACAAGCTGATGGGGATATTGGCAAGCAGAATCCAAGACCGATTGGTCTTGAAGCTAATTCGAAAATATCTCCAAGCAGGAATCATGATAAATGGTGTAGTCTACGATGCAGAAGAAGGAACACCACAAGGAGGTCCCCTGAGCCCTCTTCTTTCGAATATACTTTTGGATAAGCTTGATAAAGAACTAGAAAGGAGAGGTCACAAGTTTGTCCGATACGCCGATGATTGTAATATTTACATGAAATCGAAGAAAGCTGGAGAACGAGTAATGAACTCCATTACATGCTTCATTGAGCAGAAATTAAAGCTCAAAGTAAACAGAGGGAAATCAGCGGTTGACCGCCCGTGGAAACGAAAATTCCTTGGCTTTAGCTTTACGGTTAATAAGAAACCGAAGGTTCGAATAGCCAACGAAAGTGTTAAAAGGCTAAAAGCTAAAATACGAAAGTTAACATCCCGTTCTAAACCAATCCCCATGGAAGTTAGAATTGAGAAATTGAATCAATTTCTAACGGGATGGTGTGGATATTTTGCATTAGCTGATACACCAAGTAAATTCAAAGAATTTGATGAGTGGATTAGAAGAAGACTCCGTATGATTGAATGGAAACAATGGAAGAACCCGAAGACAAGAGTAAGAAAACTCAAAAGTCTTGGCGTTCCAGACCAAAAGGCATACGAATGGGGAAATTCCAGAAAGAAATTTTGGAGAATTGCCTCAAGTCCAATCTTACACAAAACCCTCGATAACTCTTATTGGAGTCATCGAGGGCTCAAAAGTCTATATCAAAGATATGAATTTCTACGTCACACTTAA
- a CDS encoding metalloregulator ArsR/SmtB family transcription factor, whose protein sequence is MVNLENTLDEETLFIVSQTFKALSDPTRIKILHLLSKGQKSVNEIAVQLEMLQSTVSHQLRFLKNLRLVKYRREGTSMIYSCDDEHVMGVLKQIIDHARHH, encoded by the coding sequence ATGGTGAATCTTGAAAACACTTTGGATGAAGAGACGCTGTTTATAGTATCGCAAACTTTTAAAGCGTTATCTGACCCTACTAGGATCAAGATCCTGCACCTGTTATCAAAAGGACAAAAATCAGTCAACGAAATTGCTGTACAACTGGAGATGCTCCAATCCACTGTTTCTCATCAGTTACGATTCCTGAAAAATTTAAGATTAGTAAAGTACAGAAGAGAAGGTACTTCCATGATATATTCGTGCGATGATGAACACGTAATGGGTGTCCTGAAACAAATAATTGACCATGCCAGACATCATTAA
- a CDS encoding ZIP family metal transporter — protein MTFFINKKWNMNHQSIHLFCGGLLLGLITFDLIPEALVRLDPLGVFIGISSGVLLILTIDRFFRQFNHKAQTGWSAFILLFLALYTHSIPTGFALGLSFLNEEVDNFYLTIAVVLHHIPEGVILMGAILQNKLRSTIFWISCAILSFGVGFTIFAGQTIPVVPLKFYTLVIGAAIGTISYIALYEIFWKSIGTVSISRLLFILAIALGSIKLMIMVISIW, from the coding sequence ATGACATTTTTCATTAATAAGAAATGGAATATGAATCATCAATCTATACATTTATTCTGTGGCGGTCTTTTATTAGGCTTAATCACATTCGACTTAATTCCAGAAGCGCTGGTTCGATTAGATCCATTAGGGGTTTTTATAGGGATTTCTTCAGGTGTTTTGCTCATCTTGACAATTGACCGTTTTTTTCGCCAATTCAATCACAAAGCCCAGACGGGGTGGTCAGCCTTCATCCTTTTATTTTTGGCGCTGTATACCCATAGTATACCCACAGGGTTTGCACTTGGTTTAAGCTTCTTAAATGAAGAAGTCGACAATTTTTATTTAACGATAGCCGTAGTGCTTCATCATATTCCAGAAGGAGTAATATTAATGGGAGCCATCCTCCAAAATAAACTAAGGTCCACCATCTTCTGGATTTCCTGTGCCATTTTGTCTTTTGGCGTCGGTTTCACAATCTTTGCAGGTCAAACTATTCCTGTCGTCCCGCTTAAGTTTTATACACTGGTAATAGGAGCGGCAATAGGGACTATAAGTTATATAGCTTTATACGAAATTTTCTGGAAAAGTATTGGGACCGTTTCAATTTCAAGATTGCTATTCATATTAGCTATTGCACTTGGTTCAATAAAGTTGATGATCATGGTGATATCAATCTGGTAG
- a CDS encoding cation diffusion facilitator family transporter, producing MGKNKHKSMGVAFFLNLSFTIIEIIGGILTGSIAIISDAIHDLGDSISLGMSWYLERKASRKPSDKYTFGYKRLSLMGSLLNAAVLIFGSLYVLIEAGKRLFEPVSPNSQGMFWLAILGIAVNGYAAYRIKKGESGMNQKMLSWHLLEDLLGWIAVLVVSIIMQFKEIPILDPLLSIGITLFVLYHVIKNLKKTLVILMDAVPQEVNLKDMKDQFLNLEYVMDIHNLHYWSLDGKSSAFSTHLIVQEKLENGQEEVIRNKIRQILKNNDEGIDFISIQVERGRKTC from the coding sequence ATGGGTAAAAACAAACACAAAAGTATGGGAGTTGCCTTTTTTCTAAATCTTTCATTCACGATTATAGAAATTATAGGAGGAATCTTGACAGGAAGTATCGCCATCATTTCTGACGCGATACACGATTTGGGTGATTCAATCTCCCTTGGGATGTCATGGTACCTCGAACGGAAGGCTAGTAGGAAACCCAGCGATAAATACACCTTTGGATATAAGAGATTATCCTTGATGGGGTCATTGCTGAATGCAGCAGTCCTTATTTTCGGATCCCTCTATGTATTGATTGAGGCTGGAAAAAGGCTATTTGAACCTGTGTCTCCAAACTCTCAGGGAATGTTTTGGCTTGCGATTCTTGGTATAGCGGTAAATGGATATGCAGCGTATCGTATAAAAAAAGGGGAAAGTGGAATGAACCAGAAAATGCTCTCATGGCATTTATTAGAGGATTTACTCGGGTGGATTGCAGTCTTAGTGGTCAGTATCATCATGCAATTCAAAGAAATTCCTATCTTAGACCCTCTTCTTTCCATTGGGATCACTCTCTTTGTACTTTACCATGTAATTAAAAATCTCAAGAAAACACTTGTCATCTTGATGGATGCGGTCCCTCAGGAAGTTAATCTCAAAGACATGAAGGATCAGTTCCTGAATCTAGAATATGTTATGGATATTCATAATTTACACTATTGGTCCCTTGACGGTAAGTCGAGTGCATTCTCCACCCACCTTATCGTCCAAGAAAAATTGGAAAATGGACAGGAAGAAGTAATTAGGAATAAAATCAGGCAAATCTTGAAGAATAATGATGAAGGTATTGACTTCATTTCGATTCAGGTCGAACGTGGACGAAAAACATGCTAA
- a CDS encoding cation diffusion facilitator family transporter has translation MGHGHGHSHAHGHSHAHGNANNKKALFLSFIIITTYMIVEVIGGIITNSLALLSDAGHMLSDAAALGLSLTAIKLGERKATIGKTFGYKRFEIIAAALNGVTLILISLYIFYEAYQRFLNPPEVKSLGMLTISIIGLMVNIIAAWLLMKGDKDENLNVRSAFLHVIGDMLGSVGAISAALLIYFFDWGIADPIASVIVSILIIISGWRVTKDSFHILMEGTPSHIDYEQVKSSLHAIPSVQDVHDLHVWSITSGVLVLSCHITIQDNGNHDVILHAAQTILHDEFGIDHSTIQTEKLEFGCPSQHGACN, from the coding sequence ATGGGACACGGACACGGACATTCACACGCTCATGGACATAGTCATGCCCATGGAAATGCAAATAATAAAAAAGCACTGTTCCTTTCGTTTATTATTATAACGACGTACATGATTGTGGAAGTGATCGGCGGTATCATTACAAATAGTCTTGCCCTATTATCAGATGCAGGACATATGTTGAGTGACGCTGCAGCATTGGGATTAAGTTTAACGGCCATCAAACTTGGAGAACGAAAGGCGACGATAGGGAAAACATTTGGTTATAAAAGGTTTGAAATTATTGCAGCTGCACTTAACGGTGTCACATTAATATTGATTTCACTCTATATATTTTATGAAGCATATCAAAGGTTTCTTAACCCTCCAGAGGTAAAAAGCCTTGGCATGCTAACAATATCTATCATCGGGTTGATGGTCAATATCATAGCGGCATGGTTATTGATGAAAGGTGATAAGGATGAAAATTTAAATGTAAGAAGTGCTTTTTTACATGTTATAGGGGATATGCTTGGTTCGGTCGGTGCCATTTCGGCTGCATTGCTTATTTACTTTTTCGACTGGGGCATTGCCGACCCGATTGCGAGTGTGATCGTTTCGATATTGATCATCATCAGTGGCTGGAGAGTGACCAAGGATTCTTTCCACATCCTGATGGAAGGTACCCCAAGCCATATCGATTATGAGCAAGTGAAATCATCGCTGCATGCAATTCCCTCTGTTCAAGACGTACATGATTTGCATGTTTGGTCCATTACTTCCGGGGTTCTTGTATTAAGCTGTCATATAACCATCCAGGATAATGGGAATCATGATGTCATTCTTCATGCAGCGCAGACGATTCTCCATGACGAGTTTGGAATTGACCATAGTACCATCCAAACGGAGAAATTGGAATTTGGTTGTCCTAGTCAGCATGGGGCTTGTAACTAA
- a CDS encoding cation diffusion facilitator family transporter — translation MGNSTVKTGEKGAWISISAYIFLAAFKLIMANSGNSEALKADGLNNFTDVFASVAILIGLKISKKPADENHKYGHSRAETISSLIASFIMFFVGVQVVMDSFQKFYKPGEGQPELFTSFVALFSAIAMFYVYRINIKLSKEIGSKALYSAAQDNKSDALVSIGTAVGIIGAFFGLGWLDPLTAAFVGLIICHTAWDIFKNAAHDLTDGFEVQTLKEFEDTINDTPGVKFTKDIKPRLYGNQTAVDATIFVDSNLSIIQGHAISELVEQRLFEYHKIGHVHIHIEPI, via the coding sequence ATGGGGAACTCTACTGTAAAAACTGGTGAAAAAGGGGCCTGGATCAGCATCTCTGCCTATATTTTTTTGGCTGCATTCAAGTTGATCATGGCAAATTCGGGGAATTCTGAAGCTCTTAAAGCAGATGGACTGAATAATTTTACTGATGTATTTGCTTCCGTAGCCATTTTAATCGGGTTGAAAATTTCAAAAAAGCCAGCTGACGAAAATCACAAATATGGTCACTCCAGGGCAGAAACCATTTCGTCCCTCATCGCTTCATTCATCATGTTTTTTGTAGGGGTCCAAGTTGTAATGGATTCCTTCCAGAAATTCTACAAACCAGGTGAGGGCCAGCCGGAGCTATTTACCTCATTCGTCGCCTTGTTCAGTGCTATAGCCATGTTTTATGTATATCGGATAAATATCAAGCTATCCAAGGAAATCGGAAGCAAAGCCTTGTATTCAGCGGCACAGGATAATAAATCTGACGCCTTAGTCAGCATAGGAACGGCAGTAGGAATCATCGGTGCTTTTTTCGGCCTTGGATGGCTTGATCCGCTAACAGCCGCCTTTGTTGGTTTGATCATTTGTCATACTGCCTGGGATATCTTCAAAAATGCTGCCCATGACCTGACTGATGGCTTTGAGGTTCAGACACTTAAGGAATTTGAAGATACAATCAATGATACCCCAGGCGTAAAGTTCACTAAAGATATTAAACCAAGATTATATGGAAACCAGACAGCAGTAGATGCAACCATTTTCGTTGACTCAAACCTGTCAATCATTCAAGGTCATGCTATATCAGAATTGGTAGAACAACGCTTGTTTGAATACCACAAAATCGGCCATGTCCATATCCATATCGAACCTATTTAA
- a CDS encoding CopD family protein, translating to MTFYLIVSETVLYLSFSILVGAMIFQLVPVNFKPKIEIPRAVYFLSILGIIFASIGPVVQVIFYFIEALGFWETLRSVLFDFEVGKAWMFTSWVGLLLYFMILFNKSKYFQTFLVLLLIIAVGYSSHAASLSFWYGVTSHTIHFLGVVVWTGILLIVSLFSKDVRNWSKFLSWFTPTAILCLILIIVSGFMTMKLVVDPKDYVSSWMLPYGQALLVKHILIIPLLVFAFINGILMKKQAEHPGPSTIKWMRAEGIFITLIFIVTGALGIQSPPHDIESMIKTEGYSQLYKWFHPFLTNDIVQLNVNASFLFGVFLSIILLILMVLSFTRKNMVAGSVVFGLFFVFIAYIVLMTAGH from the coding sequence ATGACCTTTTATCTAATAGTATCTGAAACTGTTCTGTACCTCTCCTTTTCTATTTTAGTTGGAGCTATGATTTTTCAGCTCGTTCCTGTAAATTTTAAACCAAAAATTGAAATTCCAAGAGCAGTATATTTTCTATCGATACTGGGAATCATTTTTGCTTCAATAGGGCCAGTAGTTCAAGTGATTTTCTACTTTATAGAAGCTTTAGGTTTTTGGGAAACATTACGTTCAGTTCTATTTGATTTTGAAGTAGGAAAAGCTTGGATGTTTACTTCATGGGTAGGACTGCTTTTATACTTCATGATTTTATTTAATAAATCCAAGTATTTTCAAACTTTTCTAGTTCTATTGTTAATTATTGCCGTTGGATATTCGAGCCATGCTGCAAGTTTGTCCTTTTGGTATGGCGTGACATCCCATACAATACATTTTCTTGGAGTAGTGGTTTGGACAGGTATATTATTGATTGTTTCTTTATTCTCTAAGGACGTGCGTAACTGGAGTAAATTTTTGTCTTGGTTTACACCTACAGCTATTCTTTGTCTGATTTTAATTATTGTCAGTGGTTTCATGACCATGAAACTGGTTGTGGACCCTAAAGATTATGTCTCTTCTTGGATGCTTCCATATGGACAGGCTTTATTAGTTAAACATATACTTATAATTCCTCTATTAGTTTTTGCATTTATCAATGGAATATTGATGAAAAAACAAGCAGAGCATCCAGGTCCCTCAACAATCAAATGGATGAGAGCAGAGGGCATATTTATAACCTTGATATTTATTGTGACTGGTGCACTGGGAATTCAATCTCCACCGCATGATATAGAATCAATGATCAAAACAGAAGGCTATTCACAGTTGTATAAGTGGTTTCATCCCTTTCTAACTAATGATATAGTTCAGTTAAATGTGAATGCCTCCTTTCTTTTTGGAGTATTCTTATCAATCATTCTATTGATTCTAATGGTACTGAGTTTCACTCGTAAAAACATGGTAGCAGGATCCGTGGTATTTGGATTATTTTTCGTATTTATCGCTTATATCGTACTTATGACAGCAGGTCATTAA
- a CDS encoding copper resistance protein CopC has translation MKKIWMIAILIFISFNSKIEVFAHSYTKESNPAEGEIVEEPLDMIDITFETEIETIGELFITDNDETYQVENITIEEDKLIAKFDKPLENGEYKATWKIVGEDGHPLEGTISFTVQVPDQSKTETSTREETENQTEDSEQEAQEPRKKEDTVPLNEQKNPNGIVNSNFQTWFLPVAALIILLMAFFIFRKGKK, from the coding sequence ATGAAAAAAATCTGGATGATAGCAATCCTTATTTTCATTAGCTTTAATTCAAAAATAGAGGTCTTCGCCCATTCTTATACCAAAGAATCCAACCCGGCAGAAGGGGAGATTGTAGAGGAACCGCTTGATATGATAGACATCACCTTTGAAACAGAAATTGAAACTATTGGTGAGCTATTTATAACAGATAATGACGAGACATACCAAGTGGAAAATATTACGATTGAGGAAGATAAGTTAATTGCGAAATTCGATAAGCCATTAGAAAACGGGGAGTACAAGGCTACTTGGAAAATAGTCGGAGAAGATGGCCATCCATTGGAAGGAACCATTTCTTTTACCGTTCAAGTACCTGATCAATCTAAAACTGAAACTTCCACCAGAGAAGAAACCGAGAACCAAACTGAAGACTCAGAGCAGGAGGCTCAAGAACCAAGAAAGAAAGAAGACACTGTTCCCCTTAACGAACAAAAAAATCCAAATGGAATTGTAAATTCAAATTTCCAAACGTGGTTTTTGCCTGTAGCAGCCTTGATCATACTACTTATGGCATTCTTTATTTTCAGAAAGGGTAAAAAATGA
- a CDS encoding FixH family protein, with translation MKSFIMIIFASVFFILGGCAQESNKESLPEMVDVEIILPEVIKKGETVALKARITQGKEDVNDADSVQFEIWKEGQETHEKLDAKNTESGIYAIQKSFSEAGKYTIIAHVTARDMHNMPKMEFIVE, from the coding sequence ATGAAATCATTTATAATGATAATATTTGCTTCTGTATTTTTTATATTGGGTGGGTGTGCACAGGAAAGTAACAAGGAATCCCTACCCGAAATGGTTGATGTTGAAATTATTCTGCCTGAAGTAATAAAAAAAGGGGAAACTGTAGCATTGAAAGCCCGAATTACTCAGGGAAAAGAAGATGTGAATGATGCTGACTCTGTACAATTTGAGATTTGGAAAGAAGGCCAGGAAACTCATGAAAAGCTAGACGCCAAAAATACTGAATCTGGAATCTATGCCATACAAAAGTCTTTTTCCGAGGCAGGAAAGTATACCATTATCGCGCATGTAACTGCCAGAGATATGCACAACATGCCCAAAATGGAATTTATAGTTGAATAG
- a CDS encoding methyltransferase domain-containing protein encodes MNNNWNRFIYKIWSPIYDYFFNSGLFLEARKRVFQDIEFKAGESVLFVGVGTGADIDQVPYNSLKVTAIDFSEDMLNQARKKYEGEKIEFIQMDAQSMNLPDNTFDYVIGSLILTVVPDGKKAFDEMVRVTKSGGQIVVFDKFVDGKKELSLSKRLIRPLIRLLGTDIGLSFESIANETKSIRLLERKKSLFNGMYQKIVLMKV; translated from the coding sequence ATGAATAATAATTGGAATCGATTCATCTATAAAATTTGGTCCCCCATCTACGATTACTTTTTTAATTCCGGACTATTTTTAGAAGCAAGAAAACGAGTTTTTCAAGATATAGAGTTTAAAGCAGGAGAATCCGTACTTTTCGTAGGGGTTGGCACAGGGGCGGATATCGATCAAGTCCCTTATAACAGCCTCAAGGTAACAGCCATAGACTTTTCAGAAGACATGCTAAATCAAGCAAGAAAGAAGTACGAAGGCGAAAAAATTGAATTTATACAAATGGATGCTCAAAGCATGAACCTGCCAGACAATACGTTTGATTATGTCATTGGCAGCTTGATATTAACTGTCGTTCCCGATGGCAAAAAAGCCTTTGATGAAATGGTCCGAGTTACGAAAAGTGGTGGACAGATTGTTGTTTTTGATAAATTTGTTGACGGTAAGAAAGAACTTTCATTATCGAAAAGATTAATTCGACCATTGATTAGACTATTAGGTACAGATATTGGTTTATCCTTTGAGTCCATCGCGAATGAAACGAAGAGTATAAGACTATTAGAGAGAAAAAAATCATTATTCAATGGTATGTACCAAAAAATAGTTTTAATGAAAGTTTAA